From the genome of Candidatus Ruthia magnifica str. Cm (Calyptogena magnifica):
CTCTAGATTTTGCATTGAGTTTTATTTTTTCAGCCTCAGTATAAATACGCATACTACCTTCATAAATCGTCTTGAATGGCTTAATCTTACCATCTTGAATGGCGGCAATATTTTCTAGCCAGCTAAGCGCTTTATCAATGCGCATTATGTCAAATCCAATGTCTGAAAGGTGTGCTTTTAGCTCGATATCATCAATTTCATGAATAGAGTCTTGCCCTGCCTCTTCAAAAAGATAATCAAACATATATGTTAGAACATCAAGAATATTATTTGTCATAAAGTCTCACTTAATTAGTGCGTAGCCTGACACTATAATTTTAGCTACCTTATTTTCAAGCTCAAGTAATAAAAACACTCGAGTAATTATCTGCGGACTAAAGTTGGTTTTTTCAATCAACTCATCAACTGTCACCGCATTATAACTTAGACATTTTAATAGTATAGCGTCTATTTTGTCTACATTTTTTAGATAAGTTAGGTTCTTTTTTAAGTAAAACTGACAAACCCAAGCCCTTTGTTTTGAGTGACTCGGATAGTATGCCCTCAATATTGTCAATTAGTTTAGCCTCTTACTTAATGAGTCCATGGCATCTCTTTGATAATAGGTTATGAATTGAAACTAGGTATTGCAAACACGTCTTTGCTTTGTTTAACAGTTAATTTCGCAGTAATCATGGTGCCACTTTTAATGTTTATCTTTACTGTTAAACCATCAAGACTCAATCCACTGATCTTAAAAAGTTACTGGCCATAAGAGAGGCCAATGGAAAGTTCTGAAATAAAGTACACCACACATTGAAATTTGGTGTGCCAAAGATTTATGCTTTGCTAGATAAATTCTATCAAACTCTGTACCCAGGAAACTGCAATCATTTGTGGTCTGCATAAAGCACCAATACAACTTAAATAATTCAAAAACAAGGGCATACACTATCTTCATCACCTAATATTAGATTCCTGCTACCAATAATAGTCAACTATGATTTTGACAAACATTCAACATCGCCTCTAACATAAAACAGTGTTGACGGATCTGAAATGGTTTTTAGTTGTTTAAGGTATTTTTCATCAGTTAAAATTAAAATGTAATAATTATCGTTCTTTGTACAATCAGTGTCTGCTTGAACCAATGATTTATCAGCTTATTGCAACAAGTGTGCTAATACCTCTTTTTTAAATAAGTTCAAATGCTTACGTCACTCATCAGATACTTCAAAACACTTAATTCTAATGATTCAAAATATTTTTACCTAAATACAAGGCCATCTTTAATAATATTAATCAATGAATAATACAACATTTAAGCTTTTATTTTAATCCTAAAATGAACTATTGTAGCATTTTAAATATAGATATAAAACGATATAATATTAAAGCTTAAACAAGGCAACAAATATAAGTCTGGTGAATTAAATTATGGTAGAATTGTTTGATCTAATCAAAGATTTTCTATTATGAAGCAAAAAAGAACCTTTCAACCAAGTGTTATCAAACGTAAACGTACACATGGTTTCAGATCAAGAATGAGCACCAAATCAGGACGCGCTGTTATTAATGCACGTAGAAAAAAGGGACGTAAGCGTTTAGCAGCTTAGCTAATTTAAGTGTCCCTTAGGCCAATATGCAACTTATATAAAGCTATTTTTAATCATGGTAAAATGACCAAAGGGCAATACTGGAAAATCATCGCAAAAAAAATTGATAGGCCTACACCACGCCTTAGGCTTGTCATTTCAAAAAAAGTTCATAAATTAGCTGTTGATAGGAATAGAGTCAAAAGAATTGCACGAGAAACCTTTAGAACGCACCAGAATGACTTAAATCATTGGGAGTTTGTAGTGATGGTAAAACATTCAAAACCCACTAAAAACTCCATAATAACCGATGATTTACTACATTTATTCAAAAAAATAACCGCTCATTAAATGCATTACTTACTCTTAATGCCCATTAAATTTTATCGATTATTTATTAGTCCCCTACTAGGTTCTAATTGTCGTTTTCAGCCAACTTGCTCGCAATATGCTTATGACGTAATTCAAACGCATGGATTTTTTAAGGGACTTGGCCTTAGTTTAAAACGTATTAGTAAATGTCATTCATGGCATGATGGTGGGTTTGACCCCGTACCAAAAAAATAATGCCGCTCTTTAATTAAAGAATAATCTTATGAACAATCAAAAAAATTTTCTTATTGTTGCTATTTTTTTAAGTGTTTTTCTCTTATGGGATAAGTGGGGGGTAACACATGTAGTGGGTGCAAACGGTAATTTAATCAGCCAAACAAAAATTAAAGACGCTAGCACAATAAACAATTCCTTGACAAATAAGAACCTAAACGCGTCCAGCATTATACATCGTAATGCCGAATTAGATCTTCCTAATACTATTACAAAAAATCAAGCTCCATTTACAACAGTCGTAACAGATTTACTAACTCTAGAAATTAGCCACAAGGGTGGCACTATCCAAAATGCATGGCTTAATGATTACCCAATAGAGATTAATTCTGAACAAAAATTTCAACTGCTCAGTAATAAAGCTGATGAAATATTCCAAGCACAAAGTGGTTTATTGCCGCAAGGACAAACCCCTACCCATCACTCAATATTTAGTTCAAAAAATAGCCATTATCAAATGGATGGCAATAGCTTGGTTGTGCCTTTCACTTGGAAAAGTGAGAATGGTATCAAAGTCATCAAACGATATCACTTTAACAAAAACAGCTACGTGATTGGTATTGATTACCAAATAACTAATACTACTAACAATACACTAAATATAACTAGTTACACACAATTAGTTCGCAATGCGCTCGACCAGTCCAATATGATAATACCAACCTACACAGGTGGTGCAAGGTTTGATGATCAGGATGTATATGAAAAAATAGAGTTTGAAGATTTTAACGACCAACCAAAAACCACCTCTAAAGGCGGTTGGATAGCAATGATTGAGCATTACTTTTTTGTGGCTGCAATCCCAGATGTAAACCAAATACATACTTATTCATCAAAGATTATCAATGGTGAGTATTTACTAACCGTTGTAAACCCAGAATTAGTAATTGCACCTGGTGCAATAGTAACTCTACCAAGCAGTAGCCTTTATATCGGACCTAAAGAGCAAAAGCAAATTAACAATGTTGCTCCAGGCTTAGACAAAACTGTTGACTATGGTGTGTTGTTTATTATTGCCAAGCCATTATCTGAGCTACTTAACTGGATTTATTCAATAATTCACTCTTGGGGTTATTCTATTATCACCCTTACTTTGTTAATTAAATTAGCGTTTTATAAACTCAGCGAAAAATCATACCGCTCAATGGCAGGCATGCGACAGCTTGCCCCAAGATTAACAAAACTTAAAGAGACCTATGGTGATGACAAGCAAAAACTAGGTCAAAAAACTATGGAATTATATAAAAAGGAAAAAATTAATCCTGCCTCTGGCTGTTTACCCATTTTAGTACAAATTCCTGTATTTATTTCACTCTACTGGGTGCTATTAGAAATGGTTGAATTGCGTCAAGCACCGTTTTGGTATTTAACCGATTTATCAGCTCAAGACCCTTACTATATTTTGCCACTTATTATGGGTGTTTCAATGTTTGCTCAACAAAAACTAAATCCACCGCCGCCTGACCCAATGCAGGCAAAAATTATGATGGCATTGCCTTTTGTATTTACCATTTTCTTCCTATGGTTCCCATCTGGATTGGTGCTTTATTGGGTGGTCAATAACATCTTATCAATCACCCAACAATGGGTGATTAATAAACGCATTAATGGCTAAAAATTGTTATGTCCATTCTCATAAATTTAGATGAATATAAACATTGGCGAGATGAAAAACTAGCAAATGCTAGTACTAAGATTGAAGCTTGTCTGATTGAAATTAGTAACCCCTTTGAACTCACACACTCAGAAAAAAATAAAATTAAGCTTTTGTGTCAGCAAAATAATTTTGCCTTATTTAACATTGGACAACAAAGCAACTACCCGCAAGCCATTATTGCTATTAACAAACAGCTTGGATTGATAGATTATGACCCGCATTTATACGTCCAAAATCAGGGCTTAGCGTATATTACCCAAAGTGTAAAAAAAGACCAAGTAGAATTTATTCCCTACACTAATAAAGCCATTGGCTGGCATACAGACGGTTATTACAACACAATAGAGCAGTGTATACGTGCCTTTTCTTTGTTTTGCATCACACCTGCAAACTGTGGTGGAGAAAATCAATGGATTGACCAGCAAATGGTTTATTTACAGTTAAGGGAGTCTAATCCAGATGTTACTAAGGCGCTTACTCATACCCAAGCCATGAGCATACCAGAACACACTGTGAACGGTATTATCAGGCGTAATAGCTCCATAGGAGCTATTTTTTTTATTGACAAGCACAGCTCACAACTTTATATGCGTTATACACAAAGAAAGAAAAACATCAAATTTTTAGATGCCCAAGAAGTTAAGCAAGCCATTACCATTTTGGATGCGTATTTAAGCACAACCACTGAATATCACTTTAGTCATACTATGACTACTAATCAGGGTATGTTGTGCAACAATATTCTCCACAAGCGTTCTCGATTTATTGATAGTTCACTCAAACCAAGGTTGCTACTCAGAGGTCGTTACTTTAATCGATTAAGTTAGGGTTATAATTGAGCGATGATTAACAATCACCGACTTGAAAACATCAAACAAATCAACTCACCAAACTTTAATAAAAGGCCTAACCAAGCCATATCTTTGATTGTTATTCATAGTATTTCACTACCACCTGGAAAATTCAATAACAACCATATTGAAAAATTTTTTACTAATCAACTTGATACCAGTCAACATCCTTATTTTAAATCCATTAAAGACCTAAAAGTATCCGCACACCTGCTGATTAAACGTAATGGTATGATAATTCAATTCGTACCTTTTAATCAGCGTGCTTGGCATGCAGGTAAATCAAATTATAAAGGCAAGCATAATTGTAATGATTTTTCGATCGGTATCGAATTGCAAGGAGATGACAATACATCGTATGAATTGGTACAATACAAAGTCTTAAACAATGTGATAGACTTATTAAAATCTCATTATCCAATAAGTACTATCAAAGGTCATAGTGACATTTCTCCGATAAGAAAAACAGATCCTGGGCCTTATTTTAAATGGAGTAAACTACATGCAATTACTTGATAAATTAAACGAACAAGCCAAAAATATCAAACTAATTATTTTTGATGTAGATGGTGTATTAACAGATGGTGGCTTATATTTTTCTGACGAGGGCGTAGAGCTTAAACGTTTTAATTCGCTTGATGGATTGGGCATTAAACTACTCAAACAAAATGGAATTGAAGTAGCTGTTATCAGCGCCAGAAGCTCTAAAAATATAACATACCGGATGAATGATTTAGGTATTGAACATTTTTATCAAGGACAAGATGACAAGGTTGTTGCTTTTAATAATCTTATCAAAAAACTATCACTTCAAGCTAAACAAGTTGCTTATATGGGTGATGACATCATTGATTTACCCATTATGAGAAAAATTAGCCTACCAATTGCTGTTGCCAATGCCCATGAACTGGTTAAAAAAAATGCTTGTTTTATAACTAAAAAAATAGGCGGCCATGGCGCAGTAAGAGAAGTTTGTGATTTATTATTAAAAGCTCAAAATACCTTTAACAAAGCTATGAGAAAATACCTAATATGACCCTTTTTCAACAAAAGTTTTACCAAATCCTTAAAGATAAAGTTCCTGCTGACTTTACAAATTCATTAACCACCCACAACGTCTATAAAGCTTAGCTCTTCAATGAAAAAATTTTTCACACCCGAAAATTTCTTACCATCATGTAATTAAATTAAATGGAGGTTTAGGTGATTTTACGCAAGATATTAAAATTAAAAAGGGTGTTGAAGTGGCTAACAAAAAAATTTGATCAATAGTATTTTTTAAACTAAGAATTATGGTTCTTAAATTTTCTTACTACGTATCTTGTTAATCATTTGTAATTGTGCTATTGACTCAGCAAGTGCTACTTGTATTGCTGAAATATCTTGACTTTCAGTTGCATTTTCTATTGCCTCTTGTGCGCGTTGTTTAGCCTCTAACGCTTTAGACTCATCTAAATTATCTGCTCTAATTGCAGTATCAGAAAAAATAGTCACAACATCTGGTTGGACTTCTATAATGCCACCAGAAATATAAATAGACTCTACACCTTTATCAGTTTCTACTCGAACTTCACCTGGTTTTAAGATTGATAAAAGTGCCGTATGTTTTGGATAAATACCTAGCTCACCTGTGGACGCGGGCGCAAATACACACGATACCTCACCCGAATAGAGAGATTCTGTTGCACTAACGACATCAACATGAATAGTTGACATTTATAAGCCCTCCTTATTGGTTTCACGAACCTCCTCAATTGAACCTATCATGTAGAATGCCTGTTCTGGGAAATCATCCATTTCACCATCAAGAATGGCTTTAAATCCAACAATTGTGTCTTTAAGAGATACATATTTTCCTGGCGCACCAGTGAAGACTTCTGCCACAAAAAATGGCTGAGATAAAAAACGTTGAATTTTACGAGCACGAGAAACTGAATGCTTGTCTTCTTCCGATAACTCATCCATGCCTAGAATCGCAATAATGTCTTTTAATTCTTTGTAACGTTGCAAAACGCTTTGTACGCCACGAGCTACATTATAGTGCTCTTCTCCCACGATTAATGGGTCTAATTGACGCGAAGTAGAATCGAGTGGGTCTACCGCAGGATAAATTCCTAATTCTGCTACCTGACGTGATAATACAACCGTTGCATCTAAATGAGCAAATGTAGTTGCTGGCGATGGGTCAGTTAAATCATCTGCAGGTACATATACTGCTTGAATTGAAGTAATTGAGCCTTTTTTAGTTGAAGTAATACGTTCTTGCAATGCACCCATCTCACTTGCCAATGTTGGCTGATAGCCCACTGCTGATGGCATACGACCTAATAGTGCCGATACTTCCGTACCTGCAAGTGTATAACGATAAATATTGTCAATAAACAATAATACATCATGACCTTCATCACGAAAGTATTCTGCCATAGTTAGTCCTGTTAAAGCCACACGCAATCTGTTTCCCGGTGGCTCGTTCATTTGACCATACACTAAAGACACCTTATCAAGCACATTTGACTCTTTCATTTCGTGATAAAAATCATTACCTTCACGAGTACGCTCGCCCACACCTGAAAATACTGAATAACCAGAATGCTCAATCGCAATATTACGAATTAACTCCATCATATTAACAGTTTTCCCAACACCAGCACCACCAAACAAACCAACTTTACCACCTTTGGCAAACGGGCAAATTAAATCAATAACTTTAATACCTGTTTCTAATAATTCTGCTGCAGGTGCCAACTCATGATAAGCAGGCGCACTTCGGTGAATAGCCCAGCTGACTTCTTGACCAATGTCGCCAGCATTATCAATCGGCTCTCCCAGCACATTCATAATACGCCCTAATGTCTTAACGCCAACAGGAACCTTAATAGGCCCACCTGTGTTGGTAACTTTCAAACCCCTTTTTAAGCCTTCAGAACCGCCCATGGCAATTGTACGTACTACGTAGTCACCCAATTGTTGCTGAACTTCTAAGGTCAACCCTGTTTCTGACACTTTTAAGGCGTCATAAATTTTTGGCATACTGTCTACTGAGAATTCGACATCAATAACCGCACCAATAATTTGTGTAATTTTTCCTGTATTCATTTTACTTTTCCTTTTTAAACTTTAAACAGCAGCAGCGCCACTAACAATCTCAGAAATTTCTTGTGTAATTGCCGCTTGCCTTGCCTTGTTGTAAATCAACTTTAATTCTTTAACCATATCACTTGCATTATCAGTCGCACTTTTCATTGCAATCATGCGCGAAGATTGCTCACAAGCAATATTTTCAATCAAGCCTTGATAAACTAAAGCTTCAATATAACGCACCAGTAACGCACTTAAAACTTCTTGCGCATCAGGTTCATAAATATAGTCCCAATAATGGTTTATATTGTTCGACTCACCTGCCACCATTGGTACCAACTGCATAATGGTGGGTGTTTGGGTTATGATGTTTTCAAATTTGTTGTAGGCCACTGATAATTGCTGGATTTCGTCTGCATCAAACTCGTCAAGCATGACTTTAATCGTGCCTAACAAATCATCAAAATGAGGCGTATCACCTAAATCTGTTAATACAGATTTAACGTTCAAGCCCAAATTTTTAAAAAATGAGGTTGCTTTTTTACCAATGGTACAGATGTCAACCTCAATACTCTTGGCTTGATATTCAACAACTTGTTTTAAAATATGCCTAAATAAATTAGTATTCAACCCACCACATAAACCTCTATCACTTGAAATAATAATAACACCGATACGTTGAAGTTTTTCAGAACTATTCATGTAAGAATATTCAAATTCTGAATGTGCATAGGCTAAATGCCCAATAACATTGGAGATTTTTTCACAATAAGGACGTGATGCCAACATTCTATCTTGAGCTTTTTTCATCTTAGAAGCTGCGACCATTTCCATGGCCGAAGTAATCTTCTGGGTATTTTTAATACTCGAAATTTGTGTTCTAATTTCCTTTCCAGCTGCCATTATCTACCCCATTCTACCAAGTATGATTTTGCTTAAAGTCATCAATTGCCGCTTGTAATTCGTTTGA
Proteins encoded in this window:
- a CDS encoding DUF494 domain-containing protein, producing MTNNILDVLTYMFDYLFEEAGQDSIHEIDDIELKAHLSDIGFDIMRIDKALSWLENIAAIQDGKIKPFKTIYEGSMRIYTEAEKIKLNAKSRGFLLFMENIGQLDANQREMIIDQIMSLGSASISLEDLKWVVMMVLGNSVDNEISAQWLESIVFLDDNRTIQ
- the atpG gene encoding F0F1 ATP synthase subunit gamma, translated to MAAGKEIRTQISSIKNTQKITSAMEMVAASKMKKAQDRMLASRPYCEKISNVIGHLAYAHSEFEYSYMNSSEKLQRIGVIIISSDRGLCGGLNTNLFRHILKQVVEYQAKSIEVDICTIGKKATSFFKNLGLNVKSVLTDLGDTPHFDDLLGTIKVMLDEFDADEIQQLSVAYNKFENIITQTPTIMQLVPMVAGESNNINHYWDYIYEPDAQEVLSALLVRYIEALVYQGLIENIACEQSSRMIAMKSATDNASDMVKELKLIYNKARQAAITQEISEIVSGAAAV
- the kdsC gene encoding 3-deoxy-manno-octulosonate-8-phosphatase KdsC; translation: MQLLDKLNEQAKNIKLIIFDVDGVLTDGGLYFSDEGVELKRFNSLDGLGIKLLKQNGIEVAVISARSSKNITYRMNDLGIEHFYQGQDDKVVAFNNLIKKLSLQAKQVAYMGDDIIDLPIMRKISLPIAVANAHELVKKNACFITKKIGGHGAVREVCDLLLKAQNTFNKAMRKYLI
- the ampD gene encoding 1,6-anhydro-N-acetylmuramyl-L-alanine amidase AmpD; protein product: MINNHRLENIKQINSPNFNKRPNQAISLIVIHSISLPPGKFNNNHIEKFFTNQLDTSQHPYFKSIKDLKVSAHLLIKRNGMIIQFVPFNQRAWHAGKSNYKGKHNCNDFSIGIELQGDDNTSYELVQYKVLNNVIDLLKSHYPISTIKGHSDISPIRKTDPGPYFKWSKLHAIT
- a CDS encoding F0F1 ATP synthase subunit epsilon, giving the protein MSTIHVDVVSATESLYSGEVSCVFAPASTGELGIYPKHTALLSILKPGEVRVETDKGVESIYISGGIIEVQPDVVTIFSDTAIRADNLDESKALEAKQRAQEAIENATESQDISAIQVALAESIAQLQMINKIRSKKI
- the yidD gene encoding membrane protein insertion efficiency factor YidD — protein: MHYLLLMPIKFYRLFISPLLGSNCRFQPTCSQYAYDVIQTHGFFKGLGLSLKRISKCHSWHDGGFDPVPKK
- the yidC gene encoding membrane protein insertase YidC is translated as MNNQKNFLIVAIFLSVFLLWDKWGVTHVVGANGNLISQTKIKDASTINNSLTNKNLNASSIIHRNAELDLPNTITKNQAPFTTVVTDLLTLEISHKGGTIQNAWLNDYPIEINSEQKFQLLSNKADEIFQAQSGLLPQGQTPTHHSIFSSKNSHYQMDGNSLVVPFTWKSENGIKVIKRYHFNKNSYVIGIDYQITNTTNNTLNITSYTQLVRNALDQSNMIIPTYTGGARFDDQDVYEKIEFEDFNDQPKTTSKGGWIAMIEHYFFVAAIPDVNQIHTYSSKIINGEYLLTVVNPELVIAPGAIVTLPSSSLYIGPKEQKQINNVAPGLDKTVDYGVLFIIAKPLSELLNWIYSIIHSWGYSIITLTLLIKLAFYKLSEKSYRSMAGMRQLAPRLTKLKETYGDDKQKLGQKTMELYKKEKINPASGCLPILVQIPVFISLYWVLLEMVELRQAPFWYLTDLSAQDPYYILPLIMGVSMFAQQKLNPPPPDPMQAKIMMALPFVFTIFFLWFPSGLVLYWVVNNILSITQQWVINKRING
- the rnpA gene encoding ribonuclease P protein component, yielding MSLRPICNLYKAIFNHGKMTKGQYWKIIAKKIDRPTPRLRLVISKKVHKLAVDRNRVKRIARETFRTHQNDLNHWEFVVMVKHSKPTKNSIITDDLLHLFKKITAH
- the atpD gene encoding F0F1 ATP synthase subunit beta, with the translated sequence MNTGKITQIIGAVIDVEFSVDSMPKIYDALKVSETGLTLEVQQQLGDYVVRTIAMGGSEGLKRGLKVTNTGGPIKVPVGVKTLGRIMNVLGEPIDNAGDIGQEVSWAIHRSAPAYHELAPAAELLETGIKVIDLICPFAKGGKVGLFGGAGVGKTVNMMELIRNIAIEHSGYSVFSGVGERTREGNDFYHEMKESNVLDKVSLVYGQMNEPPGNRLRVALTGLTMAEYFRDEGHDVLLFIDNIYRYTLAGTEVSALLGRMPSAVGYQPTLASEMGALQERITSTKKGSITSIQAVYVPADDLTDPSPATTFAHLDATVVLSRQVAELGIYPAVDPLDSTSRQLDPLIVGEEHYNVARGVQSVLQRYKELKDIIAILGMDELSEEDKHSVSRARKIQRFLSQPFFVAEVFTGAPGKYVSLKDTIVGFKAILDGEMDDFPEQAFYMIGSIEEVRETNKEGL
- a CDS encoding TauD/TfdA family dioxygenase, which codes for MSILINLDEYKHWRDEKLANASTKIEACLIEISNPFELTHSEKNKIKLLCQQNNFALFNIGQQSNYPQAIIAINKQLGLIDYDPHLYVQNQGLAYITQSVKKDQVEFIPYTNKAIGWHTDGYYNTIEQCIRAFSLFCITPANCGGENQWIDQQMVYLQLRESNPDVTKALTHTQAMSIPEHTVNGIIRRNSSIGAIFFIDKHSSQLYMRYTQRKKNIKFLDAQEVKQAITILDAYLSTTTEYHFSHTMTTNQGMLCNNILHKRSRFIDSSLKPRLLLRGRYFNRLS
- the rpmH gene encoding 50S ribosomal protein L34 is translated as MKQKRTFQPSVIKRKRTHGFRSRMSTKSGRAVINARRKKGRKRLAA